In Micromonospora sp. NBC_01813, the following are encoded in one genomic region:
- a CDS encoding helix-turn-helix domain-containing protein codes for MSHATELAAAAGSGDPRVGLRAVRALRRLLESLEAIQVDNARRHGWSWQEIADALEISRQGVHKKHAGRPAVGRSKET; via the coding sequence ATGAGTCACGCGACTGAGCTTGCCGCCGCCGCCGGCAGTGGCGATCCGCGAGTCGGCCTGCGGGCCGTCCGTGCGCTGCGCAGGCTGCTGGAGAGCCTGGAGGCGATCCAGGTCGACAACGCGCGCCGGCACGGCTGGTCGTGGCAGGAGATCGCGGACGCGCTGGAGATCAGCCGGCAGGGTGTCCACAAGAAGCACGCCGGCCGCCCCGCGGTCGGCCGGTCGAAGGAGACATGA
- the arfA gene encoding arabinosylfuranosidase ArfA encodes MEADRPVTVHVDPAFEVAPVRRRTFGSFVEHMGRCVYTGIYDPDHPTADQHGLRGDVRDLVREQGVTVVRYPGGNFVSGYQWEDGVGPKDQRPTRLDPAWHSIETNAFGLDEFVTWAESAGVEPMLAVNLGTRGPREAMDLLEYANHPGGTRLSDLRRAHGRQQPYGIRMWCLGNEMDGPWQIGHQTADEYGRRAAETARAMRMIDPGLELVACGSSGPDMPTFASWEAKVLEHTYDQVDFVSAHLYHEEHDGDLASFLASSVGMDRFIDDIVATCDYVRAKTRSTKRMSVSFDEWNVWYMRDFLATGVPTEWVQAPPLSEDDYTVADAVVVGSSLISLLRHSDRVTVACQAQLVNTIGAIRAERGGPAWRQTIFYPFAYTARYARGTVLRVHADAPVLDTPRYGEVPALDVVATHDADADALAIFAVNRSQQEHLALDVDLRAFPGYQLVERCELHDEDVRAANTSARPDRVRPRVVSGAVVDQGRLALRLPPVSWTMLRFAPIR; translated from the coding sequence ATGGAGGCAGATCGACCGGTGACGGTGCATGTCGATCCGGCGTTCGAGGTGGCACCGGTGCGGCGACGTACCTTCGGGTCCTTCGTCGAGCACATGGGTCGATGCGTCTACACCGGCATCTACGACCCGGACCATCCCACCGCCGACCAGCACGGACTGCGCGGTGACGTGCGTGACCTGGTCAGGGAACAGGGCGTCACGGTGGTCCGGTACCCGGGCGGGAACTTCGTCTCCGGCTACCAGTGGGAGGACGGGGTGGGGCCGAAGGACCAGCGGCCCACCCGGCTGGACCCGGCCTGGCACAGCATCGAGACCAACGCCTTCGGGCTCGACGAGTTCGTCACCTGGGCGGAGTCCGCCGGCGTCGAGCCGATGCTGGCGGTCAACCTCGGCACCCGTGGCCCCCGGGAGGCGATGGACCTGCTGGAGTACGCCAACCACCCGGGTGGTACCCGACTGTCGGACCTGCGTCGTGCGCACGGCCGACAGCAGCCGTACGGGATCCGAATGTGGTGCCTCGGCAACGAGATGGACGGGCCGTGGCAGATCGGCCACCAGACCGCCGACGAGTACGGGCGACGGGCGGCCGAGACGGCCCGCGCCATGCGGATGATCGATCCCGGCCTGGAACTGGTCGCCTGCGGCAGTTCCGGACCCGACATGCCGACCTTCGCCTCCTGGGAGGCGAAGGTGCTGGAGCACACCTACGACCAGGTCGACTTCGTCTCGGCGCACCTCTACCACGAGGAGCACGACGGCGACCTGGCGAGCTTCCTCGCCTCGTCGGTGGGGATGGACCGTTTCATCGACGACATCGTGGCCACCTGCGACTACGTGCGGGCGAAGACCCGCAGCACGAAGCGGATGAGCGTCTCCTTCGACGAGTGGAACGTCTGGTACATGCGGGACTTCCTGGCGACCGGCGTACCGACCGAGTGGGTGCAGGCGCCGCCGCTCAGCGAGGACGACTACACGGTGGCGGACGCGGTGGTGGTCGGCTCGTCACTGATCAGCCTGCTGCGCCACAGCGACCGGGTCACCGTCGCATGCCAGGCGCAGTTGGTGAACACGATCGGTGCCATCCGGGCGGAACGCGGCGGGCCGGCCTGGCGACAGACCATCTTCTACCCGTTCGCCTACACGGCCCGGTACGCCCGCGGCACCGTGCTGCGGGTCCACGCCGACGCGCCGGTGCTCGACACCCCCCGGTACGGGGAGGTGCCGGCGCTGGACGTCGTGGCCACCCACGACGCCGACGCCGACGCGCTGGCGATCTTCGCGGTCAACCGCAGCCAGCAGGAGCACCTTGCGCTCGATGTCGACCTGCGCGCCTTTCCCGGCTACCAGCTGGTCGAGCGGTGCGAACTGCACGACGAGGACGTCCGGGCGGCGAACACGTCGGCGCGGCCCGATCGGGTGCGCCCCCGTGTGGTGTCCGGTGCGGTCGTCGACCAGGGGCGCTTGGCGCTGCGGCTACCGCCGGTGTCGTGGACGATGCTGCGGTTCGCGCCGATCCGCTGA
- a CDS encoding universal stress protein yields MSQPLLPGHERIVVGVHDSDSSWAAVRLAAREAAAQHRPLRLLHALNWIPDDLSTGEEPVPDAQQLIDRAVQVVAEAAPGLEVTAELSENAPATALLRESRMASLVVIGDGDLARWTCLPLDALAVQIAARADCSVLVARCRAEEATNAATGTGTEPTSDTEAYDGPVVVGVDGSAGSERALGFAFDTAAARRSELIVVRAWESELSWADASPDTGGELADTLAPWQEKHPDVPVRQQVVSGAPAQVIIERSVHAGLVVVGARGDHPLRVPLGAVSQAVLHHARCPTAIVRECAPPPTAGD; encoded by the coding sequence ATGTCGCAGCCCCTCCTACCGGGCCACGAACGGATCGTGGTCGGGGTCCACGACTCCGACTCCAGTTGGGCCGCGGTCCGGCTGGCCGCCCGCGAAGCCGCCGCCCAGCACCGACCGCTGCGGCTGCTGCACGCCCTCAACTGGATTCCGGACGACCTGTCCACCGGCGAGGAACCCGTACCGGACGCCCAACAGCTCATCGACCGGGCCGTCCAGGTCGTGGCCGAGGCGGCACCCGGGCTGGAGGTGACCGCCGAACTGTCCGAGAACGCCCCGGCCACCGCTCTGCTGCGGGAGTCCCGGATGGCCTCACTGGTCGTCATCGGCGACGGCGACCTGGCCCGGTGGACCTGCCTGCCACTGGACGCGCTCGCCGTACAGATCGCCGCCCGGGCCGACTGCTCGGTGCTGGTCGCCCGCTGCCGCGCCGAGGAAGCCACGAACGCAGCCACCGGCACGGGCACCGAACCCACCTCAGACACCGAGGCCTACGACGGGCCCGTCGTCGTCGGCGTGGACGGCTCGGCCGGCTCCGAACGCGCCCTGGGCTTCGCTTTCGACACCGCCGCCGCGCGGCGCAGTGAACTGATCGTCGTACGGGCCTGGGAGAGCGAGCTGAGTTGGGCCGACGCCTCACCCGACACCGGCGGCGAACTCGCCGACACGCTGGCACCCTGGCAGGAGAAACACCCCGACGTGCCGGTACGTCAACAGGTGGTGAGCGGGGCGCCGGCCCAGGTGATCATCGAACGGTCCGTACACGCCGGTCTCGTCGTGGTCGGTGCCCGCGGCGACCACCCGCTCCGGGTACCGCTCGGCGCGGTCAGTCAGGCGGTGCTGCACCACGCCCGCTGCCCGACGGCCATCGTCCGCGAGTGTGCCCCGCCACCGACCGCCGGCGACTGA
- a CDS encoding HAD family hydrolase produces the protein MISAVVFDMDGVLIDTEPVWEEVRRGYVARSGGRWLPDTQSRLMGMSTPEWSGYLDVDLGVGRGAGRVADEVIDEMAARYRSELPLIPGALDAIRRLGAEFPLGLASSSPRRLIDQVLASAGVGDAFQVTVSTEECSAGKPDPEVYVVAARSLGVPPQECCAVEDSSNGLRSAIAAGLAVVAVPHQKYPPAPDALAGATLVVDRLDELTVSRVRGLRDSA, from the coding sequence ATGATCTCCGCGGTGGTGTTCGACATGGATGGCGTGCTCATCGACACCGAGCCGGTCTGGGAGGAGGTCCGGCGCGGATACGTGGCCCGGTCCGGCGGGCGGTGGTTGCCGGACACCCAGAGTCGGCTGATGGGCATGAGTACTCCGGAATGGTCGGGCTACCTCGACGTGGACCTCGGGGTCGGCCGGGGTGCCGGGCGGGTCGCCGACGAGGTGATCGACGAGATGGCCGCGCGGTACCGGTCGGAGCTGCCGTTGATCCCCGGAGCGTTGGACGCGATCCGGCGGCTCGGCGCCGAGTTCCCGCTCGGCCTGGCGAGTTCCTCGCCCCGCCGGCTGATCGACCAGGTGCTCGCCAGCGCGGGTGTCGGCGACGCGTTCCAGGTGACCGTCTCCACCGAGGAGTGCTCAGCGGGCAAGCCCGACCCCGAGGTGTACGTGGTCGCGGCGCGGTCGCTCGGCGTACCGCCGCAGGAGTGCTGCGCGGTGGAGGACTCGAGCAACGGGCTGCGGTCGGCCATCGCCGCCGGACTGGCGGTGGTGGCGGTGCCGCACCAGAAGTACCCACCGGCGCCGGACGCGTTGGCCGGTGCCACGCTGGTCGTCGACCGGCTCGACGAGCTGACGGTGTCCCGGGTACGCGGGTTGCGCGACTCGGCCTGA
- a CDS encoding Clp protease N-terminal domain-containing protein, whose translation MMFERFTGRARTVVHVALDEARRREHASAGAEHLLVALLADEDNLAVRVLRDAGADLADLRARAEAAVGGVDGPTVPFGAADATALREIGIDLDMVRTAVERSFGQGALHPPPPPRRSWWRRRVGGHFTPQSRKILELSLREALRLKHRHIGTEHILLGMVRDGRGASVEAIVSAGVDVTTLDDLVRNALRPTV comes from the coding sequence ATGATGTTCGAGCGGTTCACCGGGCGCGCCCGCACCGTGGTGCACGTCGCCCTGGACGAGGCCCGCCGACGGGAGCACGCGAGCGCTGGCGCGGAGCACCTGCTCGTCGCGCTACTCGCCGACGAGGACAATCTCGCGGTGCGGGTGCTGCGGGACGCCGGCGCGGATCTCGCTGATCTGCGGGCCCGCGCGGAGGCCGCCGTCGGTGGGGTCGACGGCCCGACCGTGCCGTTCGGCGCCGCCGACGCCACCGCCTTACGGGAGATCGGCATCGACCTGGACATGGTCCGTACGGCGGTGGAGCGGTCCTTCGGCCAGGGCGCGCTGCACCCACCGCCGCCGCCGCGTCGATCCTGGTGGCGCCGTCGGGTCGGCGGCCACTTCACCCCGCAGTCGCGCAAGATTCTTGAGTTGTCACTCCGCGAGGCGCTGCGGCTCAAGCACCGGCACATCGGCACCGAGCACATTCTGCTGGGGATGGTGCGGGACGGCCGGGGCGCTTCGGTCGAGGCCATTGTCTCCGCTGGGGTGGATGTGACCACATTGGATGATCTGGTGCGCAACGCCCTGCGGCCAACGGTCTGA
- a CDS encoding universal stress protein produces the protein MSASHLIVVGVDGSEASRRALDWAAKEATGRGGALRAVIAWRWDGGTAVNPIEERKRATDLLDAELAALTTRLGSALPVVGEVTEGRAAEVLTAAARSADLLVLGSHGHGRLLHTVLGSVSEECIRKATCPVVVIPVPALIASATDAGV, from the coding sequence ATGAGCGCCAGTCACCTGATCGTCGTCGGTGTCGACGGCTCCGAGGCAAGCCGGCGGGCACTGGACTGGGCAGCCAAGGAAGCGACCGGCCGGGGCGGCGCCCTGCGCGCGGTCATCGCCTGGCGGTGGGACGGCGGCACCGCCGTCAACCCCATCGAGGAACGCAAACGCGCCACCGACCTGCTCGACGCCGAACTCGCGGCGCTGACCACCCGGCTCGGCTCCGCGCTACCGGTCGTCGGCGAAGTGACCGAAGGCCGCGCCGCCGAGGTGCTGACTGCCGCGGCCCGCTCCGCCGATCTGCTGGTCCTCGGCAGCCACGGACACGGCCGACTGCTGCACACGGTGCTCGGCTCGGTCAGCGAGGAATGCATCCGTAAGGCCACCTGCCCGGTCGTGGTGATCCCCGTTCCCGCGCTGATCGCCTCGGCCACCGACGCCGGCGTCTGA
- a CDS encoding SAM-dependent methyltransferase, with product MSSEERAPVGVDTSRPSVARVYDYMLGGKDNFAVDRQAGQMALQITPDGHLAARANRGFLRRAVRHLVAEAGIRQFLDIGSGLPTQGNVHEIAHQIDPQVRVVYVDSDPMVLAHGRVLLDSSPMTTVIQADIRNPAEILENSEVRSMIDFAEPVGVLLLGILHHLGDDEDPGAVAAVYRDAVPAGSLLAISHFHNPGDRHPEAAKKALVVEKIFNQTMGTGRWRHHDEIVGYFGDFELLEPGLVPLPEWRAEPDDEPSAQTDTYHTFVGGVARKL from the coding sequence ATGAGCAGTGAGGAACGAGCCCCGGTCGGGGTGGACACCAGTCGGCCCAGCGTCGCCCGGGTCTACGACTACATGCTCGGCGGCAAGGACAACTTCGCCGTCGACCGGCAGGCCGGCCAGATGGCGTTGCAGATCACGCCCGACGGCCACTTGGCGGCCCGCGCCAACCGGGGCTTCCTGCGCCGCGCGGTGCGCCACCTGGTCGCCGAGGCCGGCATCCGGCAGTTCCTCGACATCGGGTCGGGTCTGCCGACCCAGGGCAACGTGCACGAGATCGCCCACCAGATCGACCCCCAGGTGCGGGTGGTCTACGTGGACAGTGATCCGATGGTGCTGGCACACGGCCGGGTCCTGCTCGACAGCTCACCGATGACGACGGTGATCCAGGCGGACATCCGCAACCCAGCGGAGATCCTGGAGAACTCCGAGGTCCGCTCGATGATCGACTTCGCCGAGCCGGTCGGCGTGCTGCTGCTGGGCATCCTGCACCATCTCGGCGACGACGAGGATCCGGGCGCGGTGGCGGCGGTCTATCGCGACGCTGTCCCGGCCGGCAGTCTCCTCGCCATCTCGCACTTCCACAATCCGGGCGACCGGCACCCCGAGGCGGCCAAGAAGGCGCTCGTGGTGGAGAAGATCTTCAATCAGACCATGGGCACCGGCCGGTGGCGCCACCACGACGAGATCGTCGGCTACTTCGGCGACTTTGAGCTGCTGGAGCCCGGTCTGGTGCCGCTGCCGGAGTGGCGCGCCGAGCCGGACGACGAGCCCTCGGCGCAGACCGACACGTACCACACCTTCGTCGGTGGCGTCGCCCGCAAGCTCTGA